The following proteins are encoded in a genomic region of Amia ocellicauda isolate fAmiCal2 chromosome 6, fAmiCal2.hap1, whole genome shotgun sequence:
- the tm9sf2 gene encoding transmembrane 9 superfamily member 2, which yields MYIFYNALSVLRLSLLLTESLHIASSFYLPGLAPVSFCEKDQAAKDHEVPDCRSEIELFVNRLDSVESVLPYEYTAFDFCSKDTEKRPSENLGQVLFGERIESSPYKFQFKKKEECAPVCTKTYDTSKPEDKQKLEFLKKGMLLNYQHHWIVDNMPVTWCYDVEDGQKFCNPGFPIGCYVTEEGRPKDACVVNSDFNDKDTFYIFNHVDITISYHVVENEAAGARLVAAKMEPKSYKRSQEKPDCTGPPMDLSNKFSGELKITYTYSVQFVEDNTIRWASRWDYILESMPHTNIQWFSIMNSLVIVLFLSGMVAMIMLRTLHKDIARYNQMDSVEDAQEEFGWKLVHGDVFRPPRKGMLLSVFIGSGTQIFIMTFVTLFFACLGFLSPANRGALMTCAVVLWVLLGTPAGFVAARFYKSFGGEKWKTNVLLTAFLCPGIVFADFFLMNLILWGEGSSAAMPFGTLVAILALWFCISVPLTFIGAYFGFKKNAIEHPVRTNQIPRQIPEQSFYTKPLPGIVMGGILPFGCIFIQLFFILNSIWSHQMYYMFGFLFLVFIILVITCSEATILLCYFHLCAEDYHWQWRSFLTSGFTAVYFLVYAVHYFFSKLQITGLASTILYFGYTMIMALIFFLFTGTIGFFACFWFVTKIYSVVKVD from the exons atgtACATCTTTTATAATGCCCTCTCTGTCCTGAGACTCTCTCTGCTGCTGACTGAAAGCTTGCACATCGCTTCAAGTTTCTATCTTCCGGGTTTGGCTCCTGTCAGTTTCTGTGAGAAAGACCAAGCAGCGAAAGACCATGAAGTACCGGACTGCAGG TCGGAAATTGAGCTGTTCGTGAACAGATTGGATTCTGTGGAGTCGGTTCTGCCCTACGAATACACAGC GTTTGATTTCTGCTCTAAAGACACTGAAAAACGGCCTTCTGAAAATTTAGGTCAAGTTTTGTTTGGTGAGAGAATTGAATCTTCACCGTATAAG tttcaatttaaaaagaaagaagaatgtGCACCTGTTTGTACCAAAACATATGACACAAGTAAACCTGAAGACAAACAAAAGCTGGAATTTTTGAAGAAAGGGATGCTTCTGAACTATCAACATCATTG GATTGTTGATAACATGCCTGTAACATGGTGCTATGATGTGGAAGACGGACAGAAGTTTTGCAATCCTGGCTTCCCTATTGGATGTTATGTGACTGAGGAGGGTCGACCAAAAGACGCTTGTGTTGTCAAT TCAGATTTTAATGACAAAGATACGTTTTACATCTTTAACCATGTTGATATCACAATCTCATACCACGTGGTAGAGAATGAAGCAGCAGGAGCGAGGTTGGTTGCTGCTAAAATGGAACCAAAAAG CTATAAGCGCAGTCAGGAGAAACCTGATTGCACAGGTCCTCCCATGGACTTAAGCAATAAATTTTCCGGAGAACTCAAAATCACCTATACCTATTCTGTGCAATTCGTG GAAGACAATACCATTAGATGGGCCTCACGTTGGGATTATATCCTGGAGTCAATGCCCCACACTAACATTCAGTGGTTCAG CATCATGAATTCCCTTGTGATTGTCTTGTTCCTCTCTGGTATGGTGGCGATGATAATGCTCAGAACTCTGCACAAAGATATTGCCAGATACAATCAAATGGACTCTGTt GAGGATGCCCAAGAGGAATTCGGTTGGAAGCTGGTCCACGGTGACGTCTTCAGACCACCGAGGAAGGGCATGCTGTTGTCTGTTTTCATCGGCTCCGGCACACAGATCTTCATCATGACGTTTGTCACTCTGT TTTTTGCATGCCTGGGATTTTTATCACCTGCCAACAGAGGAGCCCTGATGACTTGCGCTGTGGTTCTGTGGGTGCTGCTGGGAACTCCAGCAGGTTTCGTGGCTGCCAGATTCTACAAGT cctTTGGTGGTGAAAAGtggaaaacaaatgttctgCTGACAGCTTTCTTATGCCCAGG GATTGTGTTCGCGGATTTCTTTCTGATGAACTTAATATTATGGGGAGAAGGCTCTTCAGCTGCCATGCCGTTTGGCACACTGGTTGCGATTTTGGCATTGTGGTTCTGCATATCTGTGCCCCTGACCTTCATTGGCGCTTACTTTGGTTTTAAGAAGAAT GCCATTGAGCACCCAGTACGCACCAACCAGATCCCTCGTCAGATTCCTGAGCAGTCCTTCTACACCAAGCCTTTGCCAGGGATCGTCATGGGAGGGATTCTCCCCTTTGGCTGCATCTTCATTCAGCTTTTCTTCATCCTCAACAGCATCTG gTCTCACCAGATGTATTACATGTTTGGATTTCTCTTCCTGGTCTTTATCATTCTGGTGATCACATGCTCTGAAGCCACAATCCTCTTGTGCTACTTCCATCTGTGTGCTGAG GACTATCACTGGCAATGGCGTTCTTTCCTGACTAGTGGATTTACTGCAGTCTACTTTCTTGTATATGCAGTCCATTACTTTTTCTCGAAACTTCAGATTACGGGATTAGCAAgtactattttatattttggatacaCAATGATAATGGCTTTGATCTTTTTCCTCTTTACAG GAACAATTGGATTTTTTGCATGCTTTTGGTTTGTGACCAAAATATACAGCGTGGTGAAAGTGGATTGA